Proteins encoded together in one Micromonospora kangleipakensis window:
- a CDS encoding S8 family serine peptidase, with the protein MSKRFTAGGVAIAAALALTVTGLVAPANAGPTSTRTFTVVAKDGVSASTAIAAIKAAGGTVVSSTNSVGMFRVVSNRADFASRVAGSGSLVGAAQRKAVGYAPRADLDKVERENLATAAKTKGSIELAKGPTGLDPLDDKLWGLSMIHADRARAVEDGRSTVKVGILDTGIDASNPDIAPNFGWSLSKNFAPDMTDIDGACEVASCLDPVGTDDGGHGTHVAGTVGAAANGFGVSGVAPGVTLVELKGGQDSGYFFLDPVVNALVHAGDKGLDVVNMSFYVDPWLYNCTNNPTDSPEARAEQRAIITAMKRALNYAHDHGVTLVGALGNNHEDLGKPRVDTSSPDYGPAPYHRPIDNDTCLDLPAEGPHVIGVSSVGPSGRKADYSNYGTEQISVAAPGGWFRDGYGTDAYRTDANMILSSYPKKVLQEEGSVDENGNVVPDAQTFVFKQCTATGTCGYYTYLQGTSMASPHAAGVASLIVSRFGSATQGGFGLAPDAVESHLYATADEHACPQPRTQTYQREDRSGQFNAYCEGGEEFNGFYGYGIVDAYAAVTTPM; encoded by the coding sequence GTGAGCAAGCGCTTCACCGCCGGCGGGGTCGCGATCGCGGCCGCGCTGGCACTCACGGTGACCGGTCTGGTCGCACCGGCCAACGCCGGGCCGACCAGCACCCGGACCTTCACCGTGGTGGCGAAGGACGGTGTCTCCGCCAGCACGGCGATCGCCGCCATCAAGGCCGCAGGCGGAACGGTGGTCTCCAGCACGAACAGCGTCGGCATGTTCCGCGTGGTCAGCAACCGTGCCGACTTCGCCAGCAGGGTCGCCGGCAGCGGCTCTCTGGTCGGCGCGGCGCAGCGGAAAGCCGTCGGCTACGCACCGCGGGCCGACCTCGACAAGGTCGAGCGCGAAAACCTGGCGACCGCCGCGAAGACCAAGGGCAGTATCGAACTGGCGAAGGGTCCCACCGGCCTCGACCCGCTCGACGACAAGCTGTGGGGCCTGTCGATGATCCACGCCGACCGGGCCCGCGCCGTCGAGGACGGCAGGTCGACCGTCAAGGTTGGCATCCTCGACACTGGTATCGACGCCAGCAACCCGGACATCGCGCCCAACTTCGGCTGGTCGCTGTCGAAGAACTTCGCGCCGGACATGACTGACATCGACGGTGCGTGCGAGGTCGCGAGCTGTCTCGACCCGGTCGGCACCGACGACGGCGGGCACGGCACGCACGTCGCCGGCACCGTCGGCGCGGCCGCCAACGGCTTCGGGGTCTCCGGCGTCGCGCCGGGCGTCACCCTGGTCGAGCTCAAGGGTGGCCAGGACTCGGGGTACTTCTTCCTCGACCCGGTCGTCAACGCGCTGGTCCACGCCGGCGACAAGGGCCTCGACGTCGTCAACATGTCGTTCTACGTCGACCCGTGGCTCTACAACTGCACCAACAACCCGACCGACTCGCCGGAGGCCCGGGCGGAGCAGCGGGCCATCATCACGGCGATGAAGCGGGCGCTCAACTACGCGCACGACCACGGCGTCACGCTCGTCGGTGCCCTCGGCAACAACCACGAGGACCTCGGCAAGCCCCGCGTCGACACCAGCAGCCCGGACTACGGCCCCGCGCCGTACCACCGGCCGATCGACAACGACACCTGCCTCGACCTGCCGGCGGAAGGGCCGCACGTGATCGGCGTCTCGTCGGTCGGCCCGTCGGGCCGTAAGGCCGACTACTCCAACTACGGCACCGAGCAGATCTCGGTCGCTGCGCCGGGCGGCTGGTTCCGCGACGGCTACGGGACCGACGCCTACCGCACCGACGCCAACATGATCCTCTCCAGCTACCCCAAGAAGGTGCTGCAGGAGGAGGGCTCGGTCGACGAGAACGGCAACGTCGTGCCGGACGCCCAGACCTTCGTCTTCAAGCAGTGCACCGCCACCGGTACGTGCGGTTACTACACCTACCTGCAGGGCACGTCGATGGCGTCGCCGCACGCCGCCGGCGTCGCATCGCTGATCGTCAGCCGGTTCGGCAGCGCGACCCAGGGCGGGTTCGGGCTCGCGCCGGACGCGGTGGAGAGCCACCTCTACGCCACCGCCGACGAGCACGCCTGCCCGCAGCCGCGGACGCAGACGTACCAGCGCGAGGACCGCAGTGGCCAGTTCAACGCCTACTGCGAGGGGGGCGAGGAGTTCAACGGCTTCTACGGGTACGGGATCGTCGACGCGTACGCCGCGGTGACCACCCCCATGTGA
- a CDS encoding HAD family hydrolase yields MSTPPPGPAEGGERPTGPPTAVVFDADETLLDLRPAVTGALVAVLAEMRRRTPAAAAVRLADLEADWGAVFGALSAAPVQEIRRTALARSLARAGLDEHLDEMAALFFARRFALTRPFPDALPALAALRRRHLLGFATNGNSRAERCGLAGEFAFELYAHENGLPKKPAPEFYAAVVAAAGVPAERIVYVGDSPEHDVVAPQRAGLRAVWLNRLGLPRPAGLSPDAEVSTLAELSDALVKLEPTNA; encoded by the coding sequence GTGAGCACGCCACCACCCGGGCCGGCGGAAGGCGGCGAGCGCCCCACCGGCCCGCCGACCGCCGTCGTCTTCGACGCCGACGAGACCCTGCTCGACCTGCGCCCGGCGGTCACCGGCGCGCTGGTCGCCGTACTGGCGGAGATGCGGCGCCGGACCCCGGCGGCGGCCGCGGTCCGCCTCGCGGACCTGGAGGCCGACTGGGGTGCCGTCTTCGGCGCGCTCAGCGCCGCGCCCGTGCAGGAGATCCGGCGGACCGCGCTGGCCCGGTCGCTCGCCCGGGCCGGGCTCGACGAGCACCTGGACGAGATGGCCGCCCTCTTCTTCGCCCGGCGCTTCGCGCTGACCCGACCGTTCCCCGACGCGCTGCCGGCGCTCGCCGCGTTGCGGCGGCGCCACCTGCTCGGCTTCGCCACCAACGGCAACAGCCGCGCCGAACGCTGCGGGCTCGCCGGCGAGTTCGCCTTCGAGCTGTACGCGCACGAGAACGGTCTGCCGAAGAAGCCGGCGCCCGAGTTCTACGCCGCGGTGGTGGCGGCGGCCGGGGTGCCCGCCGAGCGGATCGTGTACGTGGGTGACTCGCCGGAGCACGACGTGGTCGCGCCGCAACGGGCCGGACTGCGGGCGGTCTGGCTCAACCGGCTCGGACTGCCCCGTCCGGCCGGTCTCTCGCCGGACGCCGAGGTGTCCACCCTGGCCGAACTGTCGGACGCGCTGGTCAAGCTGGAACCGACGAATGCCTGA
- a CDS encoding EamA family transporter: protein MRERPGVGLGLALLSALTFATSGTFARPLITGDWSAEAVVVARVGIAALVLAVPALLALRGRWDVLRRNAGTVVVFGLLGVALAQACFFNAVRYLPVGVALLLEYLGIVLVVGWMWLVHGQRPRALTVAGSVTALCGLVFVLDLTGASRLDPVGVLWGLGAGVGLAGYFVIAGRVDDRLPSVVMASGGMAVGALVLLLLGAVGVLPLRAGLADVSFAGHRMSWLVPIAGLSLIAAVVAYLTGIAGARLLGARLSSFVGLTEVMFAVLIAWLVLNELPTVVQLAGGALIVAGVALVRVDELRATPEPARPGHPAEPALATER from the coding sequence ATGCGTGAACGGCCCGGAGTCGGCCTCGGCCTGGCGTTGCTCTCCGCTCTCACCTTCGCCACCTCGGGCACCTTCGCCCGCCCACTGATCACCGGGGACTGGTCGGCCGAGGCGGTGGTGGTGGCCCGGGTCGGCATCGCCGCGCTGGTCCTCGCCGTGCCGGCCCTCCTGGCCCTGCGCGGCCGGTGGGACGTGCTTCGCCGCAACGCCGGCACCGTCGTCGTGTTCGGACTGCTCGGCGTGGCCCTCGCCCAGGCGTGCTTCTTCAACGCGGTCCGCTACCTGCCGGTCGGCGTCGCGCTGCTGCTGGAGTACCTGGGCATCGTCCTCGTGGTCGGCTGGATGTGGCTGGTCCACGGCCAGCGACCCCGGGCGCTGACCGTGGCGGGATCGGTGACCGCCCTGTGCGGGCTGGTGTTCGTGCTGGATCTGACCGGCGCCAGCCGGCTCGATCCGGTCGGCGTGCTCTGGGGACTGGGCGCCGGGGTCGGGCTGGCCGGCTACTTCGTGATTGCCGGCCGGGTCGACGACCGACTGCCGTCGGTGGTGATGGCCAGCGGTGGCATGGCCGTCGGCGCCCTGGTCCTGCTCCTGCTCGGCGCGGTCGGGGTGCTGCCGCTGCGGGCCGGCCTCGCCGACGTCAGCTTCGCCGGGCACCGGATGAGCTGGCTGGTGCCCATCGCCGGCCTGTCGCTGATCGCCGCGGTCGTCGCGTACCTCACCGGGATCGCCGGGGCGCGGCTGCTCGGGGCGCGGCTGTCGTCGTTCGTCGGGTTGACCGAGGTGATGTTCGCGGTGCTCATCGCCTGGCTGGTGCTGAACGAACTGCCGACCGTCGTCCAGCTCGCCGGTGGCGCGCTGATCGTTGCCGGCGTCGCCCTGGTCCGCGTCGACGAGCTGCGCGCGACGCCCGAGCCGGCGCGACCCGGGCACCCGGCCGAGCCGGCCCTGGCCACCGAGCGGTGA
- a CDS encoding CGNR zinc finger domain-containing protein, translating to MLFAHDTESALTATAALVNTVGPDLEGLPDVAALDEFFTAHSWTGRHEHTEAELSSVRALRPRLRRLWHAETDEVVAIVNGLLRESSALPQLIRHDDQPYHLHAVPRDAPLATRMAVEAAMALADLVRSGELSRLRICDHPDCDNVLVDLSKNRSRRFCDAGCGNRAAVTAYRARKAAGRS from the coding sequence TTGCTCTTCGCCCATGACACCGAAAGCGCCCTGACCGCCACGGCGGCGCTGGTCAACACCGTCGGCCCCGACCTGGAGGGGCTGCCCGACGTGGCCGCCCTGGACGAGTTCTTCACCGCGCACTCCTGGACCGGCCGGCACGAGCACACCGAGGCGGAGCTGAGCTCGGTCCGCGCCCTCCGGCCCCGGCTGCGCCGGCTCTGGCACGCGGAGACCGACGAGGTGGTGGCGATCGTCAACGGGCTGCTCCGCGAGTCGAGCGCCCTGCCGCAGCTCATCCGGCACGACGACCAGCCGTACCACCTGCACGCCGTGCCGCGCGACGCGCCGCTGGCGACCCGGATGGCGGTCGAGGCGGCGATGGCGCTGGCCGACCTGGTCCGCAGCGGCGAGCTGAGCCGGCTGCGGATCTGCGACCACCCGGACTGCGACAACGTCCTGGTCGACCTGTCGAAGAACCGGTCCCGCCGGTTCTGCGACGCCGGCTGCGGCAACCGCGCCGCCGTCACCGCCTACCGGGCCCGCAAGGCGGCCGGCCGCTCGTGA